The segment TGACATAGGAACCCGAGCAGACTCCACAACCGCCATATCAAACGTCGCTGGTCACTCATCAACCGGAGATGGAACTCTGTTTACCGATGAAGCACTCGTGCCAGTATTGAAACTGGCAGGGTCATCTTACGAGATGGGATACCAGCACGGAACAGAACTGAAAGCTGAAATTCGCCAACTCTTGCGTCGCTACACCAACCTGGCCGGAACTCGTTGGTCGCATCTGTTTGATGTTGCTGAACTAGCCAGTCAGTCTGACAAACTGTTTACGGCTGAAGCCTTGGAAGAACTTCGCGGTATCGCAGCGGGGGCTGAAGTCAGCTATGACAGCTTGCTCGCCCACAATATCCGACTCTTCCTCGATGCAGGTCAAGGTGGACTAACAGCCGCCGTTACTGCCCAAGCCAATCCTGACACCGGTTTGTTACATGCTGCGAACGAAGATGTTCGTAATGCTCTGCCACTGAATGACTGCCTGCAACGGGTTGCCCAGGTTCGCTCGCCTCAGGACGGCCCCAGCTACCTGACTTTCGCGATCGCGGGACAGGTCGGTTGCCTCACAGGTATCAATTCATCCGGTCTGGCGATCTCCATGACTTGTCTGCTGGATACGAAAGCAAACAGTCAGCCTGCTGGTCAGTTACAGACCATGCTGGTCAATGGTTTGCTGGCGAACGCAAGCGACATTGACTCCGCTCTGGAAATCATCAAGACACATAACACCCGAGGTGCCTGGACTCTCTGCATGAGCCATGCAGCAACGGACCGGGTCTGCTTCATTGAGTTTGACGGAGCCAACTATCATATCCGCCCCGCTCTCTCCTCTTTAATTGCCACCAACCATCAGCAATTGAACGAAGCTGCCGACAAGAACCTTACCGACTCCGAAGTGAAAGCGTCTCATCTGCGGTACAACCGCCTGCGAGAACTGCTGGGTGATGCCGGAAGCATTCCAGTTTCGGCCGAACGCTTCGGTCGAGTCCTGCGAGATGCACACGATCCTGAAAACCAGGACGACAGCAAACATCCAACTTTAAACAGCGTCAAACGGTCGGACAATCACATCAGCGTGATCATGCAACCCGCCTCCGGAAAAGTCTGGGTTACACCTGGCCCCAATGCGAACGGGCATCGCGATAATTTTTCAATGATTGATTTGTCAATACTATTACCCGAGTGGCAGTCGGTTAAAGCAGCACCAGTAATTGCTGCTGGCCAAGCCAACCAGGTATCAAATGTACCTGCAGAAGTTCAACAGACTTCTGGCAACCTGCCGAAGATTGAAACGGCACACGTCCAAGTCACTGTCGATCAATTACGGTCTGCCTGTGACAACGCTCTCAGTGCAGCACCTGACCAGGTCTGTCATCGACAACTCGTTCGCTTACTGGAACGTGATGCTGTGGCACCAGCCTTGCCCGCATTTCATGGCCCGGCAATCATCCATGGTGACAACGCCGATGCACTCGCTCTTAAAGCGTATCTCGAAGCCAACGGCGTCGGTGTAATGCTTCTTCCTTCGCGATTGCCCGCAGCAGACTGTGTCGCCGCCGTGGAAGCACAGTGGAATGTCGCACCCGCAACACACCTGTTCCTGATGACCGGTCGCGATGTTGATGCTATCACGACTCTGGAAGAATCCAACTGGGCCGATCGCCGCGAAGTCGGTGTCATTGCTGCTTATCAAGTTACTCAGAAATGGTTTGAATTTGCTTTCAAAGCCAAGATGCTCAATGAATGCACACTCGCCGCAGCCACCTCTATGGGTGGAGACTTCGGTCTGACTGGCGAACTAAGAAACGTCGAAGGGGGAGCGATCAGTGGTCTGCTGAAAGCGGTTCAAATGGAATCGCACATGCAACACCAGACTCCTGGATTCCTCGCCTGTGTTCTCGACTCGGAAAACACAACCGACTCCAACTTGCTGGCCCAACTGCTTTGCTCAGAACTGGCTGCCCGCCACACCGATGTCGAAGTTGCCTACAAACAGGGAGGTCGATATGTCGTGCGACCCTATGCTGAGTTCGCCCCCACCGAACAGAAAATCAATCTTCCGGCAGGATCGAACATTATCGTCACGGGTGGAGCCCGAGGGGTCACAGCCGTTGTCGCTCGCGAGATGGGAAAAAGATTCCCCGGAGTCAAACTACACCTGATCGGGTCTAGTCCTCTGCCCAGTCTCGCCGACAGCTACTACAGCATGTCAGAAGAAGAGCTGAAAGATGTTAAAGGGGCTGTTATGAAAGAAGCCCTGGCGAATGGTGAAAAACCAATGGACGCCTGGGGACGGTTCGAGAAAGCACTCGAAATCGGTCGCACACTTCGTGACTTCGCCTCCGAAGGCGTCAACGCAATCTATATCGGATGTGATATCAGTAACCGCACTGCCTTGGCCGAACTACTCAACTCCATTCGTACCGAACATGGCCCCATCAGTGGTGTCATCCACGGTGCCGGATTCGAAAAAGCAACCCGTTTCGATAAGAAACAGGAAGAACTCGTCCGCCGCACGATTGGAGCCAAAGTGGACGGTGCCGCCAACCTGCTCGCCTTAACCGAACAGGATCCGATTCAATTCCTCGTTGCCTTCGGTTCTGTCAGCGGTCGCTTCGGTGGCGTTGGTCAGACCGACTACAGCGTTGCGAACGACATGGTAGCAAAACTGATGGACTGGTCACGAACATCTCGCCCCAATCTTCCCACCGCTGTCTTCCATTGGCACGCCTGGGACGACGTCGGAATGGCCGTTCGCCCGGAATCACAACATATCCGCAAACTGCATAACATCAACTTCATGCCTTCTCTCGAAGGAGCGAAGCACTTGCTGGATGAAATCTCCAGCGGACTGACTCAAACGGAAGTGATCATCACCGAAGTGAACAGTTTTCGGTCACGCATTGAAGAAGATGCCCAACAACCTGGCCCGGCTGCTGTCGTCGATCAATCGATCGCACCAGTAATGGAAGAACCAGTACTACCACCGATGGTAGACCGAATCATCAGCCACATTTCTGGTCAGGAAATTGTAGTCGAAACAGAACTCGATCCGACTGCAGACGTCTTTCTGACGCAACATCAGTTCAAACAGCGTCCTATGTTCCCTGTTGTAGTCGCGATGGAAGCGATGGCCGAAGCAGCACAGTTGCTTGCCGGCCCCGACCTCAAAGTCATCGGTCTACGGGATCTGAAAATCATCAACAGCATTCGATTCCCCACCGATTCGAATGTGCTGATGAGGACGACTGCGACTCATCAGGCGGACGGAATTCATGTTCAGCTTGGAATCGATTACTACAACCGACGAGGGGTGCTGCTTCAACAGGACCGAGCCTGTTTCCGCTGTATCATCGATGTCGCACCGGAATTTGAGTCACTCAGCCGACCGGAACCGATCGAACCAACCCAACTCTTCCCCTGCACCTTCCCTCCACTGGAAGAGGCCGTGATCTATCATGGTCCCATCTTCCGCTCGATTAAGGACATGGGATCGGTTGAAGACCTGGGAATCGCCTACTTTGATACCCCCGACCTGAACGATGTCGCCGGACGTCGCGCTCGACCTGGCTGGATCATGCCTTCTTCACTGTTAGATGGCTGCTTTTTCGGCTGTGGAGCGTACTTGTGGGTCGTTCGATCTGGAGTCATTGCGATTCCTAATGGAATTCAACGAATCTCACTTTGTGGTTTACCTCAAACAGGCGAACGCTGTACAGCAACAGTTCGCTTCTGTGGTCAAGACGATCACCATGGTCGGTTTGATGTTGTCCTTTTCGATAGCCAGAACCGAGTCGTGCTCGAAGTTGAAGGATACGAGAACCACATCGTTCCGGGAGCCAACATGCAGGTCAGTGTCGAATCCGATCTGACCAAGTAATCCTATTATTAAAATAAACAATTTAAGATCGCCGCTCGCTCAGCGAATTTGAATTGAATCCAAATAAGATATTCCTCTACTTACAACAGACAAACAGATATTACCGGACCAGCCGGTTTCCAACTGACGAAAGGTTTAAAACCATGATTGACCTGACAGGCAAAATCGCTCTGGTAACAGGCAGCTCACGCGGTATTGGACGAGCCACCGCTTTGAAACTGGCTCAAGCCGGGGCGGATATCATCGTCAACTACGCCACATCTCAGGCCGCCGCCATGGAGCTGGCCCAGGAAATCCTCTCGATGGGTCGCCAGGTTTATGTCATCAAAGCCGACATGGGCGAAGAAGATGACATCGACTGCATGATGGACTTCATCAAAGAGAATATCGGGCAGCTCGACATTCTTGTCAGTAATGCCGCCACTGGTGGTTTCCGTCCCCTCCTCAAATCAAAACGGGCACACTTCCACACCGCGATGGATATCAACGTTCTTTCGTTGATCTTCCTGGTCCGTGCGGCATACCCGCTCCTCGCCCAATCACAAGGTCGCGGTAAAGTCGTCACGATTTCCAGCCACGGTTCACACATGGCTCTTCCCATGTACGGTCTGATCGGTGGCTCTAAAGCGGCTCTCGAAAGCGTTGCTCGGCACCTCACATTAGAAGTTGGTGATCACGTCAATGTGAACGTCGTCAAAGCGGGTCTGGTGGAAACCGACTCTACTCGTAAGATTCCATTCTCCGACCGTATGTTCGCCGAACGCGACACGAAGTCCATGATGGGACAGCGAGTTCTGGAAGCCGACGACGTCGCTAATACGATTCTCTTCCTGTGCAGCCCGCTCAGCGACCTCATTCAGGGCGAGACATTGACAGTCGATGGTGGTTCAGCCATCCACGTCTAGACAGAACGATCAGAGACACCCACCGAACGCCAGCTTCGCCGATCTTCTTTCGACGAGGCTGGTTTTCTTTTTGAGCGGAACATATTTCGCATTAATAGACTCAGCGATTATAACTCAGAGATTTTTACTGCCGAACCTTTTTCCACTGCTTCTCCAATCGTTTGATGGAGACCGTCTGCGATGTACCCAAAGGCTGCGCAAAGATAGAAACCCGCAGTTCTTCAATCATCCAGCGATACAGAATAAATTCAGGATCATCGATCCCTATTCGAGACTCCAATCGCTTACGAGCCTTGTCCCACAGCGGGAGGAAGTGCGGCAGCTGTATCAAATCTTTCTCGTGATTACCGGTGGTTGCTTTCTCTAAGCGGTATTTAATTCCGTTGAGATAACGCGGATAGTAACTGAGCCAGTTAAACGGAGTATCCGTGAACATCTGCGGTTGCACCAGATGCTCCAACTGGGAACGAGCATCATCCACAATCGGTTTCAGGTAGGGCAGTTTTGTTCTGTCTAACATCATCAGTACGTCGTGATATTGATCGACCAGCGGACCGATGAGATCGACTAGTTCCTGAATGATGACCGACAATCGATTTCGAGCCTGTTTACATAAAGCCTGAAATTGATCGTCTGTGACGGGCAATTGATCATTCATAAACAGCGCACGACGAGCAAGTAGATAAGTCAGCTGCTCTCTGAGGTTCATTCCAGAGATTGAAGAAGAAAGCAACTGGATTTGATTCAGACCGGGAAAGTTTTCAATTTGGGTGCGTATCTGTCGATGATGCTTCAGTAGAAACAATCGAAGTATCCCTTCCCGATGTAATCGGAAACGCTTCTCTGGAGAATCAACCAGAATCAAGCTGACAGATTCTCCGTCATCAGTCAAACAGGGATAAGCTTTCAACCTCATTCCCTGGTGATCGACTTCGACGACTTCAGGTAAATCCAAATCAGGCCACTCAGTTAAACCAGACCGATTCCATTGAGATGCATCAATATCGAACAGAGTACTTCCTGCTGTCTGTTCCACCTCACGCTGGAGTTCTTCCAGCGTTTCTCCTTTTTTGACCAAGGTATTATCCTGGTCAATCACCTTCAAGTTAATACGCAAGTGAGTTGGTATCTTGTGTACGTCGAAGTCCGTGGAGGTGATCGGCTCACCCGACATGCGACTGAGATTGAGAGCGACTTGCTCCAGTAGTTCCCCATCCCCGAATGAGAGTTTCTCCATAATCTCTCGAGCCGTGTCGGGAGCGGGAACAAACATCCTCCGCAACTGTTTGGGAAGAGACTTGATCAGGGCGGTCACTTTCTCTTCAAGTAATCCAGGAACTAGCCATCCCAGGCGTTGTCGGTCAATCTGGTTGATCGCCGCCTTGGGGACAGTCATCGTGATGCCATCATCCTCCTCGCCCGGAGCCAGTTTATATTCGAGCGAAAACTGATTCTGCCCCAGCTCCAGATAATCGGGGAACTGTTTGTCCGACTCCGAATCCTGATCTTCCTGAATGAGATCGTTCAGAGAGTATTGCAGCACATAGGGATTCGACCGTTCCGCCGTCTTGAGCCACTTGTTCAAACGTGGCAGATCACAGACATCATCCGGCAATTGGCGATCAAAGAACTCATAGCGACTTTGCTGATCGGCCAGTAAATCGTATTTTCTCAGCTTATGTTGGATCGCTTCAGCTTCCTGCAACCTTTCCTGGTTCTGTTTAAAGAAGGTTGCCTGACATTCCATATCTCCTTCGACCAACCCATGCACAATAAACCGGTGCCGAGCTTCCTCTAGATTAACACGACCAAGATTCACTGGTCTTCGGGGAATGATCGTCAAACCGAACAGAGTCGATTTTTCATCGGTCATCGGCGCCGCACGATCGGCACTCCAGAAAGGTGGACCGTAGCTCCGTTTGATTAGATGACCGGCGATTCTTTCCAGCCAGTTAGGATCTATCCTCGCAATAGTGCGACCAAAACGTCGCGTTGTCTCGACCAACTCCCCTGCCATGATCCATTTGGGCTTCTTCTTGAACAAGGTCGAGCCGGGCCAGAGATAAAGCGGGTGTCCTCCCGCTCCAAGGTACTCGTACTTGTCCGACTTTGTTGCAATATTGGAAAGAAGCCCGCAGAGTAACGCTCGATGGATTGCGTCGCCATCATCACGACGTTTCTGTCGCTTTAAACCGAGTTCCCGAACAAGGTCGCTCAACTGCCGGAATATCTCTGACCATTCACGCATTCGATTATAAGAGACGAACTCGCGAAGGCATTTTTTGCGAAGTTGATTGTTCGATAAATCAGTCTTCCACTTATGATAGGCGTCCCATAATTTCAGGTAACTTAGAAAGTCGGAATTCTCATCAGAAAATCGAGAATGGGCCTGGTCCGCCGCCGACTGTTTCTCAACTGGACGTTCACGTGGGTCTTGTATTTCCAGAGCGGAGGCAATAATCAGCAATTCATGCAGGCAGTTTTCTTCATCACCGGCAAGGATCATACGCCCGATGCGGCAGTCAACCGGCAATTTGGCCAGCTTCTTTCCGATCTCCGTCAAACGCTGCTGCTCGTCGAGTGCCCCCAACTCGTGCAGTGTTTTATAACCTGTGCGAATCATTGTCGGACGTGGCGGATCAAGAAAGGGAAACGTCTCAAGATTCCCGTATCGGTTCGCAGTGGACTGAAGAATGACTGACGCCAGATTACTTCGCTGAATTTCTGGAGTCGTAAATTCATCGCGAGAGTTGAAGTCCGCTTCGCTATAAATACGAACGCAAATCCCCGGTCCGACTCGACCACAACGACCTTTGCGCTGATTGGCCGATGCTTGTGAAACGGGCTCAATAGGCAATCGCTGAATTTTGGAACGAGCGGAGTACCGGCTCAGCCTCGCCAGCCCGGTGTCAATAACGTATCGAATTCCCGGAACAGTCAACGATGACTCAGCGACATTCGTAGCCAGAACAATTCGTCTCTGTGATCCTGTTTGGAAAACCTTGTTCTGTTCCGCATTGGACAAGCGCGCATAGAGTGGAAGGATCTCTGTCTTTCGATTCTGATAATCACCCGCAATCGTTCTTCCCCGCAACTGCGTAGCCAATTCCCGGATATCTCGTTCTGTCGGTAGAAAGATGAGTACGTCACCGGGGCCATGTTGGCAGACTTCCTGCACACTATCGCAAACGGACGTCATCCAATCGACATCGTCCTCTTTGCTTTCTTCCGGCGGGCGATACCAAACATCAACCGGGTAACTCCGCCCTGAGACGTTCAGAATTGGCGCAAGAACACCATGAGTTTTAAAGAACTCGCTGAAACGATCTGCGTCTATCGTGGCCGAAGTAATAATCAGTTTCAGTTCTGGTCGTTTCGGTAACATCTTTTTGAGAAGACCGAGCAGGAAATCAATATTCAACGACCGTTCATGAGCCTCATCAATGATGAGCGTATCGTACTGGCTCAGAAATCGATCATTCTGCATCTCTGCAAGCAAGATACCGTCTGTCATCAGCTTAATGTAAGTATCCGCCGATGTGCTGTCAGTGAAGCGGATCTTATACCCGACTTCTTTCCCTTGGCTCACCTTTAATTCCTGGGCAATCCGCGATGCGATCGTACGAGCAGCAATCCGGCGTGGCTGCGTGTGTCCAATCAATCCACTAACTCCCCGACCCATCTCGAGACAGAGTTGTGGAAGCTGTGTCGATTTTCCAGACCCGGTCTCCCCCGCAACAATCACGACCTGATGATCGCGAATGGCCGCATTCAGTTCCTCCCGGTGATTCAGGATAGGGAGATCTGCATCCAGGCTGGGCTTCGGTTTACGTTCCCTGCGATTGAACAATTGTTGGCGAGAGTCATCCAGACGTTTTTCGAACTGGGCACGTAGCTCCTCCGCAGGTTTCCCCGCCGTGAGTGACGTTTTGAGGCGACGAAGCTGTTGCTCCAGCCCATGCTTGTCACGGCTGAGGACTTCAGAGAGGAGACGTTCATAGTCCGCGATCGCCGTCATGATAGCTGGGAATTGTTTCTACTCAAAAGATGGAGATGAGTCCGTTTCAATCGTGGCGGTTCAAGATAGAGTCGTTCCGCGAACCCTAATTGTAACGAATACGAACGACGGTAACAGCCTGTGAACAGCAGGCTCGACTCACGCAACCACAGACCAGTAAATAGAGTCTGACTCTAGCGAAAGGTTCGCCTCTAATTCGGCATACCAGGCGAGAAAACGACTATTTATGGATGCGA is part of the Polystyrenella longa genome and harbors:
- the hrpA gene encoding ATP-dependent RNA helicase HrpA, whose protein sequence is MTAIADYERLLSEVLSRDKHGLEQQLRRLKTSLTAGKPAEELRAQFEKRLDDSRQQLFNRRERKPKPSLDADLPILNHREELNAAIRDHQVVIVAGETGSGKSTQLPQLCLEMGRGVSGLIGHTQPRRIAARTIASRIAQELKVSQGKEVGYKIRFTDSTSADTYIKLMTDGILLAEMQNDRFLSQYDTLIIDEAHERSLNIDFLLGLLKKMLPKRPELKLIITSATIDADRFSEFFKTHGVLAPILNVSGRSYPVDVWYRPPEESKEDDVDWMTSVCDSVQEVCQHGPGDVLIFLPTERDIRELATQLRGRTIAGDYQNRKTEILPLYARLSNAEQNKVFQTGSQRRIVLATNVAESSLTVPGIRYVIDTGLARLSRYSARSKIQRLPIEPVSQASANQRKGRCGRVGPGICVRIYSEADFNSRDEFTTPEIQRSNLASVILQSTANRYGNLETFPFLDPPRPTMIRTGYKTLHELGALDEQQRLTEIGKKLAKLPVDCRIGRMILAGDEENCLHELLIIASALEIQDPRERPVEKQSAADQAHSRFSDENSDFLSYLKLWDAYHKWKTDLSNNQLRKKCLREFVSYNRMREWSEIFRQLSDLVRELGLKRQKRRDDGDAIHRALLCGLLSNIATKSDKYEYLGAGGHPLYLWPGSTLFKKKPKWIMAGELVETTRRFGRTIARIDPNWLERIAGHLIKRSYGPPFWSADRAAPMTDEKSTLFGLTIIPRRPVNLGRVNLEEARHRFIVHGLVEGDMECQATFFKQNQERLQEAEAIQHKLRKYDLLADQQSRYEFFDRQLPDDVCDLPRLNKWLKTAERSNPYVLQYSLNDLIQEDQDSESDKQFPDYLELGQNQFSLEYKLAPGEEDDGITMTVPKAAINQIDRQRLGWLVPGLLEEKVTALIKSLPKQLRRMFVPAPDTAREIMEKLSFGDGELLEQVALNLSRMSGEPITSTDFDVHKIPTHLRINLKVIDQDNTLVKKGETLEELQREVEQTAGSTLFDIDASQWNRSGLTEWPDLDLPEVVEVDHQGMRLKAYPCLTDDGESVSLILVDSPEKRFRLHREGILRLFLLKHHRQIRTQIENFPGLNQIQLLSSSISGMNLREQLTYLLARRALFMNDQLPVTDDQFQALCKQARNRLSVIIQELVDLIGPLVDQYHDVLMMLDRTKLPYLKPIVDDARSQLEHLVQPQMFTDTPFNWLSYYPRYLNGIKYRLEKATTGNHEKDLIQLPHFLPLWDKARKRLESRIGIDDPEFILYRWMIEELRVSIFAQPLGTSQTVSIKRLEKQWKKVRQ
- a CDS encoding SDR family oxidoreductase; protein product: MIDLTGKIALVTGSSRGIGRATALKLAQAGADIIVNYATSQAAAMELAQEILSMGRQVYVIKADMGEEDDIDCMMDFIKENIGQLDILVSNAATGGFRPLLKSKRAHFHTAMDINVLSLIFLVRAAYPLLAQSQGRGKVVTISSHGSHMALPMYGLIGGSKAALESVARHLTLEVGDHVNVNVVKAGLVETDSTRKIPFSDRMFAERDTKSMMGQRVLEADDVANTILFLCSPLSDLIQGETLTVDGGSAIHV